A stretch of the Polynucleobacter tropicus genome encodes the following:
- the mtgA gene encoding monofunctional biosynthetic peptidoglycan transglycosylase, which translates to MRWILYPLKCLLVGFVAMQLYFAIQIGLWVNLNPGSTAFQRAERWRLCSWHFTCDIQSHWAPYDKISNNLKRAVLVSEDDIFFQHKGVRVEDMQKAWEKNQQQTQERIRSGAKTKTALRGGSTITQQLAKNLFLSSEQNYFRKAQELVITGLLELMLSKQRVFEIYLNSVEWGEGIFGIGAATQHYYAISPANLDIEQAAALASALPAPKCFDKEQYCRKANINFPTRQEFILENMGRVALAPIPTPKNTKR; encoded by the coding sequence TTTGCGATTCAGATTGGATTGTGGGTCAACTTAAATCCTGGTAGTACGGCGTTCCAGCGAGCGGAACGTTGGCGTTTATGTTCATGGCATTTCACATGCGACATTCAATCTCATTGGGCGCCCTATGACAAGATTTCCAATAATCTTAAGCGCGCAGTCTTGGTTAGTGAGGACGATATTTTTTTTCAGCACAAAGGGGTACGTGTTGAGGATATGCAAAAGGCTTGGGAGAAGAACCAACAGCAGACTCAGGAAAGAATTCGCTCTGGCGCAAAGACAAAGACTGCGTTGCGGGGTGGGTCAACCATTACCCAACAGTTAGCGAAAAACCTATTTTTGTCTTCAGAGCAAAATTATTTCCGTAAAGCGCAGGAGCTCGTAATTACTGGGTTGTTGGAACTCATGCTTTCTAAGCAGAGAGTATTTGAGATTTATTTGAATTCAGTGGAGTGGGGCGAAGGCATTTTTGGCATAGGCGCAGCTACTCAACATTACTACGCTATCAGCCCGGCAAATTTAGATATTGAACAAGCGGCCGCACTAGCTTCAGCCTTACCGGCGCCAAAGTGTTTTGATAAAGAACAATATTGCCGTAAGGCAAATATTAATTTTCCGACTCGGCAAGAATTCATTCTGGAAAATATGGGGCGCGTTGCGCTAGCCCCAATCCCTACCCCTAAAAATACTAAGCGTTAA